In a single window of the Vitis vinifera cultivar Pinot Noir 40024 chromosome 6, ASM3070453v1 genome:
- the LOC100253324 gene encoding ruBisCO large subunit-binding protein subunit alpha — protein sequence MASANAISTASIIRSPKQESFRRRVNQQQGPKFNYRPSNNRFVVRASAKEIAFDQSSRAALQAGIDKLADAVGLTLGPRGRNVVLDEFGSPKVVNDGVTIARAIELADAMENAGAALIREVASKTNDSAGDGTTTASVLAREIIKLGLLSVTSGANPVSIKKGIDKTVHELVKELEKKARPVEGGDDIKAVASISAGNDEFIGSMIADAINKVGPDGVLSIESSSSFETTVDVEEGMEIDRGYISPQFVTNPEKLIAEFENARVLVTDQKITTIKDIIPLLEKTTQLRSPLLIVAEDVTGEALATLVVNKLRGILNVAAIKAPGFGERRKALLQDIAIMTGAEFQANDLGLLIENTSVEQLGLARKVTITKDSTTIIADAASKDEIQARIAQIKKELAETDSVYDTEKLAERIAKLSGGVAVIKVGAATETELEDRKLRIEDAKNATFAAIEEGIVPGGGAAFVHLSTYVPAIKDKLEDADERLGADIVQKALVAPASLIAHNAGVEGEVVVEKIKACEWAVGYNAMTDKYENLVEAGVIDPAKVARCALQNAASVAGMVLTTQAIVVEKAKPKAPVAAPPQGLTI from the exons ATGGCTTCCGCCAATGCTATCTCCACAGCGTCAATTATCCGCTCTCCCAAACAG GAGAGCTTCAGAAGGAGGGTGAACCAACAACAAGGGCCGAAATTTAATTACAGGCCATCAAACAATCGGTTTGTGGTTCGTGCCTCCGCTAAGGAAATTGCATTTGACCAAAGTTCAAGGGCGGCGCTTCAGGCTGGCATTGATAAGCTTGCAGATGCCGTGGGGCTTACTCTTGGTCCTAGag GAAGGAATGTTGTCCTGGATGAATTCGGGAGCCCCAAGGTGGTGAATGATGGGGTAACAATTGCCCGAGCTATTGAGCTAGCTGATGCTATGGAAAACGCTGGTGCAGCTCTCATTAGAGAG GTTGCAAGTAAAACCAATGACTCTGCTGGTGATGGCACAACAACTGCCTCTGTTCTTGCCCGAGAAATAATCAAACTGGGCCTGTTGAGTGTTACCTCTGGTGCAAATCCAGTCTCCATAAAGAAGGGAATTGACAAAACAGTACATGAGTTAGTGAAGGAGCTGGAGAAGAAAGCCCGACCTGTTGAAGGCGGTGACGATATCAAAG CTGTTGCTTCTATATCTGCGGGAAACGATGAGTTCATTGGGTCCATGATCGCAGATGCAATTAATAAGGTTGGGCCTGATGGTGTTTTGTCCATTGAGTCATCATCCTCTTTTGAAACAACTGTTGATGTCGAAGAAGGAATGGAG ATTGACAGAGGATATATCTCCCCACAGTTTGTTACAAACCCTGAGAAACTGATTGCTGAATTTGAGAATGCAAGAGTGTTGGTCACTGATCAGAAGATCACAACGATAAAGGACATAATTCCCCTGCTAGAGAAGACCACTCAGCTGAGATCTCCTCTGCTTATAGTTGCTGAGGATGTCACTGGAGAAGCTTTGGCTACTCTTGTTGTGAACAAGCTCCGGGGAATACTTAATGTTGCTGCCATCAAAGCCCCTGGTTTTGGTGAGAGGAGAAAGGCTCTCCTTCAAGATATTGCTATTATGACAG GAGCTGAGTTTCAGGCCAATGATCTGGGTTTGCTTATTGAGAATACCTCAGTTGAGCAGCTTGGTTTGGCAAGGAAGGTGACCATTACCAAGGACTCAACCACCATCATTGCTGATGCTGCATCAAAGGATGAGATACAGGCTAGGATTGCTCAGATAAAAAAAGAGTTGGCTGAGACAGATTCCGTTTATGATACAGAAAAACTGGCTGAGAGAATTGCCAAATTGTCAGGTGGGGTTGCTGTTATAAAGGTGGGGGCTGCAACAGAAACAGAGCTTGAGGACCGTAAGCTTCGTATTGAGGATGCTAAGAATGCAACTTTTGCTGCCATAGAGGAAGGGATAGTGCCTGGTGGTGGTGCTGCATTCGTTCACCTGTCAACTTATGTCCCTGCAATTAAGGACAAGCTCGAAGATGCAGATGAACGTCTTGGTGCTGACATTGTGCAGAAG GCACTGGTGGCACCAGCATCATTGATAGCCCACAATGCTGGAGTTGAAGGAGAGGTGGTTGTAGAGAAGATAAAGGCTTGTGAATGGGCAGTCGGGTACAATGCAATGACAGACAAATACGAAAACCTGGTGGAGGCTGGAGTCATTGACCCTGCCAAGGTTGCCAGATGTGCTTTGCAGAACGCAGCATCGGTTGCAGGAATGGTCCTGACCACACAAGCCATTGTTGTGGAAAAGGCCAAGCCAAAGGCACCTGTGGCTGCTCCCCCACAAGGTCTTACCATATGA